The Fibrobacter sp. sequence CTTCACGTTGCCTACCTTGAACCCCAGCTGTTCCACTTTCACGAACACGTCGTCGATGACTTCACCTGCAAAGGAGGGCAGCAGCACGCGCCCGAGAGTTTCGCCTGCAGAGATGATGACGTTGACGGTATCGCCTACGCGGGCGGTGTCGCCGGCCATAGGGTCTGTGCGGATAACCACTCCGCGGGGAATGCTCTTGTGGGCGCCCTTGATAATCTGGCCCTGCACAAGGCCTGCGCGGGTCAGCGTTATGGTGGCCTGCTTCTGGCTCTTTCCGCGAAGGTCCGGAATTTCCACCTGACGGAGTCCAAGACTTCTCGTGATCTGGACGGTGCGGCCTACCTTGGCCATGCGACCGGCGGCAGGCATCTGCACCAGCGCCCGACCTGCGGGCACCTGGGCGTTGTAGCGGCCCTCTTCCAACCACTTGGCCTTGAAGCCCACAGCCGAAAGCGCAGCGTCCGCTTCGGCTTCGGTCATGCCTTCCAGATTGGGCACCTCGGCGGTGCTGGTGAACTGTCCGGAGAAAATAGGCAGCGCAATCTTATCTACCACAAGGGCGAGAATCACCAGGAGTACCACCCAGAGGATGAACGCCCTGATGAACG is a genomic window containing:
- a CDS encoding PASTA domain-containing protein, with the protein product MSKIKNFFKWFKTSPFIRAFILWVVLLVILALVVDKIALPIFSGQFTSTAEVPNLEGMTEAEADAALSAVGFKAKWLEEGRYNAQVPAGRALVQMPAAGRMAKVGRTVQITRSLGLRQVEIPDLRGKSQKQATITLTRAGLVQGQIIKGAHKSIPRGVVIRTDPMAGDTARVGDTVNVIISAGETLGRVLLPSFAGEVIDDVFVKVEQLGFKVGNVKRVKAENGEAPNTVIETSPKEGDYLLPDTKIDFVIAD